From a region of the Aeoliella mucimassa genome:
- a CDS encoding flagellar FlbD family protein: protein MILLTKLSGDTFVLNAELIKYVEALPDTFVTLTTGDRVVVTEPPEEVVRRTIEYHQHKQLMPSATPLRESSGAAWTT, encoded by the coding sequence ATGATTCTGCTCACCAAACTCAGCGGCGACACCTTCGTGCTGAATGCAGAGCTCATCAAATACGTGGAAGCCCTACCCGACACGTTCGTGACGCTCACCACTGGCGATCGGGTTGTGGTGACCGAACCGCCCGAGGAGGTGGTCCGCCGCACGATTGAGTACCACCAACACAAACAGCTCATGCCTTCGGCGACTCCCCTGCGGGAGTCGTCCGGAGCCGCTTGGACTACGTAG
- a CDS encoding flagellar hook-basal body complex protein: MGLQSALTTALTGLQAAETTIDVVGNNVANSSTVGFKESEAVFATQFLQTISIGGAPTAGSGGTNPRQIGLGVKVAAVTPDFSQGTIEISSNPLDIAIQGDGFLMVQSSNGVLYTRNGQLQLNANNEIVTTTGQRVLGYSVDDNYNLIESTPQPLTIPLGQERVAQATENAYMTGVLNPAVEVATQPEIIQSLVLGDGAIEQPDASGMVTTDFSETDAPNTGSASTGGAVGGPNAGTVQYRMVYLDANGNESSVGSTITLSGHTGGSVDLSSLPTVPNGIWQDLAIYRTEADGSTFYALDMSGYTAGDATFTDTQNDAAIVANPELNNSSLEPDTYTYYVTYYDSTPGQELESTPSVKLGPVSVTDATGGRLHIDLSGLDAPTDSRFDTLRIYRSDDTGSTYKRVGEVAAPTTAVHTTTFVDSMSNADWTTSTDELDLTGPTVDGATLLTDVITRSGDVVSNPFQIGTLSFAPEKDGVTISSKSMEITATSTVSDLMSFMSDTMGLASTSSDNTTPFDNPQAGVTLENGRLTVTSNYGEENAVSVPLTAFKVVPTGSNTSESVTLNFGTTQVADGPGTSTEFVVYDSLGLPLNVRVTTVLEDKAGNSTTYRWYATSSSNEPTNGQSTVIGDGLLVFDSKGDLDENTDARISIFRTDTASESPLEIALDFSSVKSLGEVDALGENISTLNVSSQDGFPPGVLTDFVISEDGLIQGQFSNGTQRTIGQLLMARFTNNAGLQQVGDSLFQIGVNSGEPVVGRPGEDGIGTLTAGAVELSNTDIGQNLIELILASTQYRGGARVISASQELLDELLALRR, from the coding sequence ATGGGTCTACAATCCGCACTCACCACCGCGCTAACCGGTCTGCAGGCTGCCGAAACTACGATCGACGTGGTGGGCAATAATGTAGCGAATAGTAGCACGGTTGGTTTTAAAGAGTCCGAGGCGGTGTTTGCCACGCAGTTCCTGCAGACCATCAGCATCGGTGGTGCTCCGACGGCTGGCTCTGGCGGTACCAACCCTCGCCAGATTGGCCTGGGTGTAAAGGTAGCTGCCGTGACGCCCGACTTTTCGCAAGGCACGATCGAAATCAGTTCGAACCCGCTCGACATCGCGATCCAAGGCGACGGGTTCCTGATGGTACAAAGCTCCAACGGCGTGCTTTACACCCGCAACGGCCAGTTGCAACTGAACGCCAATAACGAGATTGTGACCACCACCGGCCAACGGGTGCTCGGGTACTCGGTGGACGACAACTACAACCTGATCGAATCGACCCCTCAGCCGCTTACCATCCCCCTAGGCCAAGAGCGTGTCGCCCAGGCGACCGAAAACGCCTACATGACAGGTGTGCTCAACCCAGCAGTCGAGGTGGCCACCCAACCGGAGATCATCCAGTCGCTCGTACTCGGCGATGGTGCCATTGAGCAACCCGACGCCTCGGGCATGGTAACGACCGACTTCAGCGAAACCGATGCTCCCAACACCGGTTCGGCGAGCACCGGAGGAGCGGTGGGTGGGCCTAACGCAGGTACAGTGCAGTACCGCATGGTATATCTCGACGCGAATGGCAATGAAAGTTCCGTTGGGAGCACGATTACCTTATCGGGACACACCGGCGGAAGCGTCGATCTATCGAGTCTGCCGACAGTACCGAACGGCATATGGCAGGATCTGGCCATCTATCGTACCGAAGCGGATGGCTCGACCTTCTACGCTCTCGACATGTCAGGTTACACCGCTGGCGACGCCACATTTACCGACACGCAAAACGACGCGGCAATTGTAGCCAATCCGGAGCTCAACAATTCTTCGTTGGAACCGGATACATATACTTACTACGTTACCTACTACGACTCGACTCCCGGCCAGGAGCTTGAATCAACTCCCAGTGTAAAACTCGGCCCCGTTTCGGTGACCGATGCTACCGGAGGTCGCTTGCATATCGACCTGAGCGGCTTGGATGCTCCCACTGATAGTCGTTTCGATACGCTTCGCATCTATCGATCGGACGACACCGGATCGACTTACAAGCGAGTGGGCGAGGTTGCCGCACCGACTACTGCGGTGCATACGACTACGTTCGTCGATTCGATGAGCAATGCCGATTGGACAACCAGCACCGACGAACTTGACCTGACTGGCCCTACTGTCGATGGGGCGACCTTGCTGACCGACGTGATTACACGATCGGGCGACGTGGTTTCCAACCCATTCCAGATTGGTACGCTTTCGTTCGCTCCGGAAAAAGATGGGGTGACCATCTCCAGCAAGAGCATGGAGATTACCGCGACTTCGACGGTAAGCGACTTGATGTCGTTCATGTCCGACACGATGGGTCTCGCTAGCACATCGAGCGACAACACGACGCCGTTCGACAACCCTCAAGCTGGCGTGACCTTGGAGAATGGTCGGCTCACGGTCACTAGTAACTATGGTGAAGAAAACGCAGTAAGTGTTCCACTTACCGCGTTTAAGGTGGTTCCCACGGGTTCCAACACCAGCGAGTCGGTCACGTTGAACTTTGGCACCACGCAGGTGGCGGATGGCCCGGGTACCTCGACCGAATTCGTGGTATACGACAGCTTAGGCTTGCCGCTGAACGTACGTGTTACCACGGTGCTAGAAGACAAGGCTGGTAACTCGACCACCTATCGATGGTACGCAACCAGCTCGAGCAACGAACCAACCAATGGCCAATCGACCGTCATCGGCGACGGGCTGCTGGTATTCGACTCCAAAGGTGATCTCGATGAGAACACCGACGCACGCATCAGCATCTTCCGAACCGATACCGCGTCGGAATCTCCATTGGAAATTGCACTCGACTTCTCTTCGGTAAAATCACTCGGCGAAGTCGATGCGTTAGGCGAGAACATTAGCACGCTCAACGTTTCGAGCCAGGATGGTTTCCCACCAGGCGTGTTGACCGACTTCGTGATTTCGGAAGACGGATTGATTCAGGGGCAGTTCTCCAATGGTACCCAGCGTACCATTGGCCAGTTGCTGATGGCCCGGTTTACGAATAACGCAGGTCTACAACAAGTCGGCGATAGCCTCTTCCAGATCGGCGTGAACTCCGGCGAGCCGGTGGTCGGTCGACCGGGCGAGGATGGTATTGGCACCCTGACCGCGGGTGCGGTGGAGCTTTCGAACACCGATATCGGGCAGAACCTGATCGAACTGATTCTGGCGTCTACCCAGTACCGTGGCGGCGCCCGCGTAATTAGTGCCTCGCAGGAACTGCTCGACGAATTGCTAGCCCTTCGTAGGTAA
- a CDS encoding flagellar hook assembly protein FlgD, protein MSQVSSTSSSTSGASSSSATSAISQLDIDSFLDLMIAELQNQDPLNPLENDQLLAQISQIREVGATDKLTETLESVLLGQNISSATNLIGADVLAMTDDGERVTGNVQAVTIDGGEAQLELAVAPTGTASSTEGKVEEGDYVYEVVWEGSDGNEYSFQVGVSTASLEDFEGSIQVNNLPETKGVKRIYRTDSSGSGDKKLIGTTASGTTSTFTDTTSSSARGKTLDTTPQKLTLASKVTVSLKNVAEITPPSS, encoded by the coding sequence ATGAGCCAGGTTTCTTCTACCAGCAGTTCTACGAGCGGCGCAAGTTCGTCGAGCGCAACGAGCGCGATTAGCCAGTTGGATATCGACTCGTTTCTCGATCTGATGATTGCGGAGCTGCAGAATCAGGATCCGTTGAATCCGCTCGAGAACGACCAACTCTTGGCTCAGATCAGTCAGATTCGCGAGGTCGGTGCAACTGACAAGCTGACCGAAACACTCGAATCCGTATTGCTAGGACAGAATATCAGCAGTGCCACCAACTTGATTGGAGCTGACGTGCTCGCCATGACCGATGACGGAGAGCGGGTGACTGGCAACGTACAAGCCGTGACCATCGATGGCGGTGAAGCCCAACTCGAATTGGCCGTTGCCCCCACAGGTACCGCTAGCTCCACCGAAGGCAAAGTGGAGGAAGGCGATTACGTCTACGAAGTGGTTTGGGAAGGCTCCGATGGAAACGAGTACAGTTTCCAGGTCGGGGTTTCCACAGCTTCGCTGGAAGATTTCGAAGGATCCATTCAAGTGAACAATCTGCCGGAAACCAAGGGCGTCAAGCGAATCTATCGTACCGACAGCTCCGGCTCTGGCGACAAGAAATTGATTGGTACCACTGCTAGCGGAACGACTTCGACTTTTACCGACACTACCAGCTCCAGTGCCCGTGGCAAAACGCTCGACACTACCCCACAAAAGCTCACCCTTGCGAGCAAGGTGACGGTCTCGCTCAAGAACGTGGCCGAAATCACCCCTCCCTCTTCTTAA
- a CDS encoding flagellar hook-length control protein FliK has product MSTSAINKLLITPPATSGKAASADLQSATGFAKTLDKALNTAGDARKAEAPERPQVDDEEPVEKDSAAVETETDTPEDQTTPASEDESTPVAESTDKEDTETTTEEDDASDDVLVVSAEASQQLVQEEIVDTGADEQQIVVTDTQDDSGTGDSSTEDSAATTESFSTDLLPEEAGDALPQEGAVTSETTGESESTEDAADPLLTDVIDDSQSATATSEESATTVVAAAEVEEDVEATDTNDTPTNKVDEQTPAKTPETTPVVGEVTAPAETSDTQSSNETTAAPTTNVEATTTTLDTSTTEESTSETQETEAADAKAAEPREKPAPPSTSFQSFLQRSTGAARQGGEAQTQGVDHTQVDPTRFVNRVSKAFQAAESRGGTIQLRLSPPELGAMRIELDLQQGVMTAKLETETAAAKNVLLDNLPALRERLAAQEIRIDKFEVNVQQQSQQGNPDWQAGQESNDRNQQARALRGVQSPLREGAGDTAGATDSLRQSYTNHNGEFNAVA; this is encoded by the coding sequence ATGTCGACCTCTGCTATCAACAAGCTGCTGATCACCCCACCCGCTACCAGCGGTAAGGCTGCCAGTGCCGACTTGCAATCAGCTACTGGGTTTGCCAAGACACTCGACAAAGCACTGAACACGGCTGGTGATGCTCGCAAAGCCGAAGCCCCCGAACGTCCGCAAGTGGACGATGAAGAACCGGTGGAGAAGGACTCTGCTGCGGTAGAGACCGAAACCGACACGCCCGAGGATCAAACCACCCCTGCCAGCGAAGACGAAAGCACTCCGGTCGCCGAATCGACCGATAAGGAAGACACCGAAACCACTACAGAAGAGGATGATGCGTCCGACGACGTACTGGTGGTCTCTGCCGAAGCGTCGCAGCAACTGGTTCAAGAAGAGATCGTCGATACGGGTGCTGATGAGCAACAGATTGTCGTCACCGACACGCAAGACGATTCAGGCACCGGCGATAGTTCGACCGAAGACTCCGCGGCGACCACCGAGAGTTTTAGCACCGATCTACTGCCTGAAGAAGCCGGCGACGCGTTGCCGCAGGAAGGTGCGGTAACCAGCGAAACCACCGGCGAATCGGAATCGACAGAAGACGCGGCCGACCCACTACTTACCGACGTGATCGATGACAGCCAATCGGCCACCGCTACCAGCGAAGAGTCAGCCACTACCGTGGTTGCCGCAGCCGAAGTGGAAGAGGATGTCGAAGCGACCGATACCAACGACACGCCGACCAACAAAGTTGATGAGCAAACGCCTGCCAAGACTCCGGAAACTACCCCGGTTGTCGGCGAAGTGACCGCTCCGGCTGAAACCAGCGACACGCAATCGTCGAACGAAACAACCGCTGCCCCAACAACCAATGTGGAAGCAACCACCACGACGCTCGACACCTCAACGACCGAAGAGTCGACGTCCGAGACGCAGGAAACCGAAGCGGCCGATGCCAAGGCTGCCGAACCCCGTGAAAAACCAGCGCCGCCGAGCACCAGCTTTCAGTCGTTCCTGCAACGGTCCACCGGTGCAGCCCGACAAGGTGGCGAAGCACAAACTCAAGGCGTCGATCACACACAGGTCGATCCAACTCGGTTCGTTAATCGGGTATCGAAGGCCTTTCAAGCGGCGGAGTCCCGCGGCGGCACCATTCAGCTTCGTTTGAGCCCACCTGAACTCGGTGCCATGCGGATCGAACTCGATCTGCAGCAAGGGGTGATGACCGCCAAGCTGGAGACCGAGACCGCAGCGGCTAAGAACGTGCTGCTCGACAATTTGCCGGCGCTTCGCGAACGATTAGCTGCACAAGAAATACGTATCGATAAATTTGAGGTCAACGTCCAGCAACAAAGCCAGCAAGGAAATCCCGACTGGCAAGCTGGGCAAGAGAGTAACGATCGCAACCAACAAGCCCGCGCCTTGCGCGGCGTTCAATCGCCGCTACGAGAGGGTGCCGGTGATACCGCCGGAGCGACGGACTCGCTCCGCCAGTCGTATACCAATCACAACGGTGAGTTCAACGCGGTCGCCTAA
- a CDS encoding flagellar export protein FliJ: MSTYRSEFEALHKLRTRARDAHLARVADALRADTALSEQLTALDVQAQESRQMQLRARGKTIDPRIIMDLERYELVLKTQAASIHQQQQAVREELQKRRQQLAEAEQQVRVIEKLDDRRRERFEQEQARIEQRTMDEIATQQFLRRQSEDTRAAHS; encoded by the coding sequence ATGTCCACTTATCGCTCGGAATTCGAAGCACTACACAAACTGCGCACCCGCGCTCGCGACGCTCACCTTGCGAGAGTGGCCGATGCGTTGCGTGCCGACACGGCGCTCAGCGAGCAACTTACCGCGCTCGATGTGCAGGCTCAGGAGAGCCGCCAAATGCAACTACGCGCACGCGGTAAAACGATCGATCCGCGAATCATCATGGATCTCGAGCGATACGAGTTAGTCCTTAAAACCCAAGCTGCCAGCATCCACCAACAGCAACAAGCGGTGCGTGAAGAGTTGCAGAAACGCCGTCAGCAGTTGGCCGAGGCCGAGCAGCAAGTTCGCGTGATTGAAAAACTGGACGATCGAAGACGAGAAAGATTCGAGCAGGAGCAAGCCAGAATCGAACAACGAACCATGGACGAAATCGCCACGCAACAGTTCCTTCGCCGCCAAAGCGAAGACACTCGAGCAGCACACTCCTAA
- a CDS encoding FliI/YscN family ATPase, whose amino-acid sequence MLFYLETLDRAFPTRLVGSVLETTGGTASVADFPAPVGAVVHIERSSGGHVPAEVIGFRNNRTLVFPFESLAGVRRGAQVQLVSTMRQIRIGDELLGRVINAHGTCVDGRPQPMLFNRTLVDRDPPMPSQRPRIDQPLSTGIRSVDSMLTCGQGQRLGIFAGPGVGKSVLLGMISKFSSADVNVIALVGERGRELNDFIQRDLGPEGLKRSIIVCATSNEPAVSRVQAALTATAIAEHYRDRGKNVLLLVDSVTRFATALREIGLASGEPPATRGFPPSVFATLPKLVERAGRNQHGSITAFYSVLVEGDDPSDPVADTMQGLLDGHLWLSRDLASSGHYPAIDILKSISRLMPDIVPANSLAAARNIRKLMAVYHENEDLISVGAYRRGSNKLIDAAIDMREAIAHMLQQQPTEHCSMENSTQQLLELGARCGGITVPPAEAAAEKQLAAAT is encoded by the coding sequence ATGCTGTTTTACCTCGAAACCCTCGACCGCGCGTTCCCCACTCGATTGGTGGGTAGCGTCCTCGAAACCACCGGCGGCACCGCCTCGGTGGCCGACTTCCCTGCGCCGGTCGGCGCGGTGGTACACATCGAGCGCAGCTCGGGCGGCCATGTGCCTGCCGAAGTGATCGGCTTCCGAAATAATCGCACACTCGTGTTCCCATTCGAAAGCCTAGCCGGAGTCCGCCGCGGGGCTCAGGTTCAGCTGGTCAGCACGATGCGGCAGATACGCATCGGCGATGAACTGCTCGGTCGCGTGATCAACGCCCACGGCACCTGCGTCGATGGTCGCCCGCAGCCGATGTTGTTCAATCGCACGCTGGTCGATCGCGATCCACCGATGCCAAGCCAACGCCCGCGAATCGATCAACCGTTGTCGACCGGCATTCGTTCGGTTGATAGCATGCTGACTTGCGGACAAGGACAGCGACTCGGCATCTTTGCCGGCCCGGGCGTGGGCAAGAGTGTGCTGCTGGGCATGATCAGCAAGTTCTCGTCGGCCGACGTCAATGTGATCGCCCTGGTCGGCGAGCGTGGCCGCGAACTCAACGACTTCATCCAACGCGACCTCGGTCCCGAGGGACTGAAGCGGAGCATCATCGTCTGCGCGACCAGCAATGAACCCGCGGTGTCGCGTGTGCAGGCTGCACTCACGGCAACTGCGATTGCCGAGCACTATCGCGATCGCGGCAAGAACGTGCTGCTGCTGGTCGACTCCGTCACTCGGTTTGCGACCGCACTCCGCGAAATCGGCCTCGCCAGCGGCGAGCCTCCTGCGACCCGTGGTTTCCCTCCCTCGGTGTTTGCGACGTTGCCTAAGCTCGTGGAGCGTGCCGGCCGTAACCAGCATGGCAGTATCACCGCTTTCTATTCGGTGCTCGTCGAAGGCGACGATCCCTCGGATCCGGTTGCCGACACGATGCAAGGTTTGCTCGATGGTCATCTGTGGCTGTCGCGCGATCTCGCTTCGAGCGGGCACTACCCGGCCATCGACATCCTGAAGAGCATCAGTCGGTTGATGCCGGATATTGTGCCGGCCAACTCGCTAGCGGCGGCCCGCAACATCCGCAAACTCATGGCCGTGTATCACGAAAACGAAGACCTAATCAGCGTGGGAGCCTACCGGCGGGGGTCGAACAAACTGATCGATGCAGCGATCGACATGCGGGAAGCGATTGCCCACATGCTACAGCAACAGCCGACCGAACACTGCTCGATGGAAAACTCCACCCAGCAACTACTTGAACTCGGAGCCCGCTGTGGAGGCATCACAGTGCCGCCGGCCGAAGCAGCGGCCGAGAAACAATTGGCAGCCGCGACGTAG
- a CDS encoding FliH/SctL family protein codes for MATIIKRGSEQEYFSGQEVRPVAFSFEEMAGRAEEYLESVRREAVKIIQQAHTDAEEVLRKAEAAGRVAAQAAIEEMLEEKINKQMKTLRPALMSVAHQLADARGKWLSEWEGSAVHLAARMAERIIRHELGKEPKAPLKLIRESLELASSSASITIHLSPQDCKHLGAAAADIIDSLKQLAPAKIMADASVSPGGCVVRTEFGEIDQRIESQLERLEQELTN; via the coding sequence GTGGCAACCATCATAAAACGCGGCAGCGAGCAGGAGTACTTCAGCGGCCAGGAAGTGCGCCCGGTGGCCTTTAGCTTTGAGGAGATGGCTGGGCGGGCGGAAGAGTATCTGGAGAGCGTGCGTCGCGAAGCGGTAAAAATCATTCAGCAGGCTCACACCGATGCCGAGGAAGTGCTCCGCAAGGCCGAGGCTGCAGGTCGCGTAGCCGCTCAGGCTGCGATCGAAGAGATGTTGGAAGAGAAAATCAACAAGCAAATGAAAACGCTTCGCCCTGCCCTGATGAGCGTTGCCCATCAATTGGCCGATGCACGTGGAAAGTGGCTTAGCGAATGGGAAGGTTCGGCAGTGCACCTGGCAGCCCGCATGGCTGAACGCATCATCCGTCACGAACTCGGCAAAGAGCCCAAGGCTCCGCTGAAACTGATTCGCGAGTCGCTGGAACTCGCTTCGAGTTCGGCCAGCATCACCATTCACCTGAGTCCTCAAGACTGTAAGCACCTCGGAGCGGCAGCGGCCGACATCATCGACAGCCTCAAACAACTCGCCCCGGCGAAGATCATGGCCGACGCTTCCGTCTCGCCCGGCGGTTGTGTGGTGCGCACCGAGTTCGGCGAGATCGACCAACGCATTGAGTCGCAACTGGAACGCTTGGAACAGGAACTAACGAACTAA
- a CDS encoding FliG C-terminal domain-containing protein, with protein MLRKAAILMRSLDAESAAVLLAQLSTEEARTLRQAMRELQEFDTDEQEELRSVLRPSHAVASAPQDTGVELSLTSSNATTYESQYEPHYESAPMPMQPATEEWAVDTNQPFGWLERGDLPSLASMLEREHLSTVAVVLSHLSPDCASLVLAALPPSRRSAALERLADLGESDRESLEVIERELAEWISVQKAERRRRADRMRSIQAILQHSSRHTSRSVMADIARHNEALAAEIGPITSEKREQSTAPKPVNRVAAQLAALGRAKQPEFASPRASEPRPVAPPVPQPAPEPVAAPVAVKPPQPQYNFNRIVELNCDQLADLFRRCPSERVVMALAGATEQVCDHVIKQLPKSIGKELRRRMHTLSAVRLSDFADAQQEVATVASKLFVERVTTSA; from the coding sequence ATGCTTCGAAAAGCCGCCATCCTGATGCGTAGCCTCGATGCCGAGTCGGCCGCCGTACTGCTTGCGCAGTTGTCGACCGAGGAAGCCCGCACGCTACGTCAGGCAATGAGAGAATTGCAGGAGTTCGATACCGACGAACAAGAAGAACTCCGCAGCGTATTGCGTCCCTCGCACGCAGTAGCATCCGCTCCGCAGGACACCGGGGTGGAACTCTCACTGACGAGTTCCAATGCGACTACTTACGAGTCACAGTACGAGCCCCACTACGAGTCGGCACCAATGCCGATGCAACCTGCGACCGAAGAGTGGGCGGTGGATACCAATCAACCCTTTGGATGGCTCGAGCGGGGGGATTTACCTTCGCTTGCTTCGATGCTCGAGCGCGAACACTTGTCGACCGTTGCGGTAGTGCTGTCGCACCTGTCGCCGGACTGCGCCAGCCTGGTACTGGCGGCCCTACCCCCTTCGCGACGTTCGGCGGCACTGGAGCGGCTTGCTGATCTAGGCGAATCGGACCGCGAGAGCCTTGAAGTCATCGAGCGTGAACTTGCGGAATGGATCTCGGTGCAAAAAGCCGAACGCCGACGACGCGCCGACCGCATGCGTTCGATACAGGCCATCCTGCAACACTCAAGTCGCCACACAAGCCGGTCGGTGATGGCCGACATTGCCCGTCACAACGAAGCCCTGGCCGCCGAGATTGGTCCGATTACCAGCGAGAAACGCGAACAGTCCACCGCACCAAAACCGGTGAACCGGGTCGCCGCCCAATTGGCTGCCTTGGGCCGGGCGAAACAACCGGAGTTCGCATCGCCGCGGGCCTCTGAACCTCGCCCAGTTGCTCCACCAGTCCCTCAACCGGCTCCCGAACCAGTCGCCGCGCCGGTGGCCGTGAAACCTCCGCAACCGCAATACAACTTCAACCGCATCGTCGAACTGAACTGCGATCAACTGGCCGACCTGTTCCGCCGGTGCCCCAGCGAAAGAGTCGTGATGGCCCTGGCTGGAGCGACCGAGCAGGTCTGCGATCACGTGATCAAACAGCTTCCGAAAAGCATAGGCAAAGAGCTTCGCCGGCGGATGCACACGTTGTCGGCGGTTCGCCTGAGCGATTTCGCCGACGCCCAGCAGGAAGTCGCCACCGTTGCAAGCAAACTGTTTGTCGAACGAGTCACGACCTCCGCCTAA
- a CDS encoding flagellar M-ring protein FliF C-terminal domain-containing protein yields MNQLIAQLRDLFESMTPGARITSGLLLLVAVVSLAFLFKTTASGPDAFLFGGERFSQAELNKMMGALSSANVSGWEIDSDRISVPLSKQQDAIAAIANAGALPANFSSYMDNAIDKASPMESRRQFELRTKTARENQLSLIITHMPWVESANVMLDIAERHGLNRTSNSTASVVVTPKQGEVMDQYRARNVKKLVAGSLSSLTTDNVQFINGGDDSFNGNEPWFDDPYLREREELQKSYKSRIITGLSYIPGVRVEVSADLNNKSSQRKIETTPNESKAIRSVTESESENSRVNDLGGRPGLVPNGPGRNGLDEGLNRENTTQIARDNTNEEFKVGETTIEEISEGFKPDELYASIAIPRDYVVDIWQQNNPDGDPTEITDTEMRTLETNTKIDVERFVQNILPRLSLGEDEYRQVEVIFYDAVKRKAPPGPTMAESAMAWAGRYWGSVSMLGLAAVSLLMLRSALKPAKDADPTGSLEIDFGAPQYAEGTARESEENERPKLKIKKTDSLKEDLSDMVREDPDAAANILRAWINNAS; encoded by the coding sequence GTGAATCAACTGATTGCCCAACTGCGCGACTTATTCGAGTCGATGACTCCCGGTGCCCGGATCACCTCGGGCCTATTGCTATTGGTTGCTGTGGTAAGTCTTGCCTTCTTGTTCAAGACTACTGCATCGGGTCCTGACGCATTCCTGTTCGGCGGCGAACGCTTCAGCCAGGCCGAACTCAACAAGATGATGGGGGCCTTGTCGTCAGCCAACGTGAGTGGGTGGGAGATCGACTCCGACCGCATCAGCGTTCCATTGTCGAAGCAGCAGGATGCCATCGCCGCGATTGCAAACGCTGGAGCACTGCCCGCCAATTTCTCGAGTTACATGGACAATGCTATCGACAAGGCGAGTCCCATGGAAAGCCGTCGGCAATTTGAATTGCGGACCAAAACCGCCCGCGAGAATCAACTGTCGCTCATCATCACCCACATGCCATGGGTGGAGAGCGCCAATGTCATGCTGGATATCGCCGAACGTCATGGACTCAATCGCACAAGTAATTCTACCGCTAGCGTGGTCGTCACTCCCAAGCAGGGAGAAGTCATGGACCAGTACCGCGCCCGCAATGTCAAGAAACTGGTAGCAGGCTCCCTCAGCTCACTGACAACCGACAACGTGCAGTTTATCAACGGTGGCGACGACTCCTTCAACGGCAACGAGCCTTGGTTCGACGACCCCTACTTGCGTGAACGCGAAGAACTGCAGAAGAGTTACAAGAGCCGCATCATCACAGGGCTGAGCTACATCCCCGGCGTGCGAGTGGAAGTGAGTGCAGATCTCAACAACAAGTCTTCGCAACGCAAGATCGAAACGACTCCCAACGAATCGAAGGCCATTCGCTCGGTCACCGAATCGGAGTCGGAGAACTCTCGCGTGAACGATCTGGGTGGTCGTCCTGGCCTGGTGCCAAATGGCCCGGGTCGCAATGGTTTAGACGAAGGCCTGAATCGCGAAAACACCACACAAATTGCCCGCGATAACACGAACGAAGAGTTCAAAGTCGGCGAAACCACCATCGAAGAAATATCCGAAGGCTTCAAACCCGACGAACTCTACGCTTCGATTGCGATTCCTCGCGACTACGTGGTCGATATCTGGCAGCAGAACAATCCCGACGGTGATCCCACCGAGATTACCGACACCGAAATGCGCACCTTGGAAACCAACACCAAGATCGACGTCGAACGGTTCGTACAGAATATTCTGCCACGACTGTCGCTCGGTGAAGACGAATACCGTCAAGTGGAAGTCATCTTCTACGATGCCGTGAAGCGGAAGGCTCCTCCGGGACCGACCATGGCCGAGAGTGCGATGGCCTGGGCGGGGCGGTATTGGGGTAGTGTGTCGATGTTGGGGCTGGCTGCGGTTAGCTTGCTGATGCTCCGTTCGGCACTCAAACCGGCGAAAGACGCCGACCCGACAGGCTCGCTCGAAATCGACTTCGGCGCTCCGCAGTACGCGGAGGGAACCGCTCGCGAATCGGAAGAAAACGAACGCCCAAAACTGAAGATTAAGAAAACCGACTCGCTAAAAGAAGACCTGAGCGACATGGTTCGTGAAGACCCCGATGCTGCGGCCAATATTCTGCGAGCATGGATTAACAACGCTAGCTAA
- the fliE gene encoding flagellar hook-basal body complex protein FliE, with translation MSLTKSVGQSNDSSFKDMLVDSIKEVNSMQQEADQAVEALFTGQDINPAEVLSAVQKADMAFRLTMQMRNKAMDVYREIREIQI, from the coding sequence ATGTCGCTCACGAAGAGCGTTGGGCAATCGAACGATAGTAGCTTCAAGGACATGCTCGTCGATTCCATCAAGGAAGTGAACAGCATGCAGCAAGAGGCCGACCAGGCCGTGGAAGCCCTGTTCACCGGACAAGACATCAACCCCGCCGAGGTACTGTCCGCAGTGCAGAAAGCGGATATGGCCTTTCGGCTAACCATGCAGATGCGAAACAAGGCGATGGATGTGTATCGTGAGATCCGCGAGATTCAGATCTAA